The genomic region TTGTCAATAATCCACCTAACCATCTTTCTGTTACACAAGGCATATTTATACTTTTTGCATAAAAAGAAACCTTTTCCTTAGCTTGAGCTTTAGTTCCAACCAACAATATTTTTTTTCCAGTTATTGCTATTTTTTTTAATCCATTACAAGCCTCTTCCAGCTTATAAATTGTTTTTGATAAATCAATAATATGAATTCCTCCTTTTTTCATAAAAATAAAAGGACGCATATTTGGATTCCATTTTCGTGTAATATGCCCAAAATGAACACCAGCTTTCAACAAATCTTGAGTATTAATTTTCATTTTTATTTTTTCAGTTTTTTTATTTGTACTAACGTTTTGAAAATTGGTATTTTTTTCTAGCTTTTTTTTGACCAAACTTTTTTCTTTCAACTTCTCTAGAATCTCTAGTTAATAATCCCTCAGATTTTAATTTACTTCTATGTTTTAAATCAAATTGACAAAGGGCACGAGATATAGCAAGGCAAATCGCTTCTGCCTGTCCGTTAAATCCTCCTCCAACCACTTTTATATTCATATCAAATTGATTTAATTTATCGATCATCTTAATAGGATATAAAACTTTTTGATGAACATATCTTGGAAAATACTGATTCAATTTTTTGGAATTAATAGTTATTAATCCATTTCCCAGTTTTAAATAAACACGGGCAAGAGACCTTTTCCTTCTTCCTATAGTATGTATCATGATTTTTTTAATTAGACTTGAATAAAATAGGTTTTTGAGCTTTATGTTTGTGATTGGATTTTTGATATACATGAAGATTTTTCAAAACTGAACGTCCTAAACGATTTTTAGGAAGCATTCCTTTTACTGCTTTGTATATCAATATTCTAGAGTCTTTATTAAACAAATTTTTAACAAGAGTTACTTTTCTTCCTCCAGGATATCCAGTATAACGGATATATTTTTTATGATTCCATTTTTTTCCAGTGAGTCTAATACTGTTAGAATTGATAACAATAACATAATCTCCACAGTCTACATGTGGAGAAAAAAAAGGTTTATGTTTTCCTATTATAATAGAAGCTATTCTAGAAGAAAATCTACCAAGAATTTGATTAGTTGCGTCCATTATTACCCATGACTTCACTATTGAACTTCTTTTGGATGAAGCAGTCTTTAAACTTAACGGATCCATATTTTTTTATTTTCTTTAACTGTAATATAAGAAATTTTAAAAATATTCATAAAATGACTTTTTGTCATAAAAAAAATTTTTTTCAAAAGCTTTTTATTGTCATACATTCTTCCCCCTTTATTTGTAAAGGGTTTTATTTTCATTATGGCATAATGATTGGAGAGCTATTGATTGACTAATTAATATGAAAAAACGTAATAAAAATGAGTAAAATTATAGGAATAGATTTAGGAACAACAAATTCTTGTGTTGCTGTCATGGAAATTAATGATCCCCTTGTTATCCCTAATTCTGAAGGGAAAAGAACTACTCCATCTATAGTTGCTTTTGTAGAAGGAGGAGAAAGAAAAATAGGAGATCCAGCAAAAAGACAAGCGGTCACTAATCCACAAAAAACTATTTTTTCAATTAAACGATTTATGGGAAGAATGTATTCGGAAGTAACAGAAGAATTAAAACATATTCCCTACAAAGTTATAAAAGGAGGAAATAATACACCCCGTGTAGATATAGAAAAAAGATTGTATGCCCCTCAGGAAATATCAGCAATGATTTTGCAAAAAATGAAAAAAACAGCTGAAGATTATCTTGGAGAAGAAGTTAATAGAGCTGTAATCACAGTTCCTGCTTATTTCAATGATGCACAAAGACAAGCTACTAAAGAAGCAGGAGAAATAGCAGGATTAAAAGTGGAACGAATTATTAATGAACCTACTGCAGCAGCATTAGCTTATGGATTAGACAAAAGCAATCAAAATAAAAAAATAGTCGTATATGATTTAGGAGGAGGAACTTTTGATGTTTCTATTTTGGAATTAGGAGATGGAGTTTTTGAAGTTCTTTCTACAAATGGAGACACTCATTTAGGTGGAGATGATTTTGATCAAGTAATAATTGATTATCTTGCAAACGAATTTAAATCTAAAGAAGGATTAGATCTTAGAAAAGATCCTATGGCTTTACAACGTTTAAAAGAAGCTTCTGAAAAAGCAAAAATAGAATTATCTTCTTCTAACCAAACAGAAATTAATCTTCCATATATTACAGCAACAGGGTCTGGTCCAAAACATTTAGTTATTCTTTTAACTCGTGCAAAATTTGAGCAATTATCAGAAAAATTAATACAACGTTCTATCAATCCTTGTTCTAAAGCTTTAAAAGCTGCAAGTTTAACCACTAAAGATATAGACGAAGTTATTTTAGTAGGAGGATCTACACGTATACCTAAAGTACAGGAAGAAGTAGAAAAATTTTTCAAAAAAAAACCATCTAAAGGAGTAAATCCAGATGAAGTGGTTGCTATTGGAGCAGCTATACAAGGAGGAGTTTTAACTGGAGATGTACAAAATGTATTGTTATTAGATGTCACTCCTTTGTCTTTAGGAATTGAAACCTTAGGAGGAGTTTTTACAAAACTTATTGAATCTAATACTACAATTCCAACTAAAAAATCTGAAACTTTTTCTACAGCATCTGACAATCAATCAGCAGTAACTATACGAGTTGGACAAGGAGAAAGACCAATGTTCAATGATAATAAAGAGATAGGTCGATTTGATTTAGTAGATATTCCACCAGCTCCTAGAGGAATTCCTCAAATAGAAGTAACTTTTGATATAGATGCTAACGGTATACTTAATGTATCTGCAAAAGATAAAGGAACTGGAAAAGAACAATCTATACGTATTGAAACTTCTTCAGGGTTGAATCAAGAAGAAATAGAAAAAATGAAAAGAGAAGCGGAAGAAAATGCTCAAAAAGATGATAAAATAAAAAAAGAAATAGAAAAATTAAATCATGCTGATAATCAGATTTTTCAAACCGAAAAACAGTTGAAAGACTATGGAAATAAATTATCAGAAAATAATAGAAAAAATATAGAAGTTTCGTTAGAAGAATTAAAAAAAGCTCATTCCAAAAAAGATTTTTCTTCTATTGATAGCAGCATAAAAAAACTGAATGAAGCTTGGACTAACGCTTCTCAAGAACTTTATGCAAAAAAAAATAATAATCAGTCAAACAAAAAAGAAAATGATGAAAAAAGTGACAATAGTAAAGGAAATGAAAATGTACAAGATGTAGATTATGAAGAAGTGAAATAAAAATTGATAAAGGGAGTTGATTATGATTGGATAATGGAAATTTTAGTTTCCCCTCCAGAAACCTTTTCTCCCTTTTTCACTAAAATCACAGAATTTAAAGGTAAAAAAACATCAATTCTAGATCCAAATTTGATAAATCCAAATTCTTCACCTTTTTTCGCTATAGAATTTTTTCTTGCATAAAGAATAATACGTCTAGCCAAAAATCCAGCTATTTGCCTAAATAATACTTTTTTCCCCTTATTTGTTTCTACAACGATAGTTGTACGTTCATTATTCAATGATGATTTTTTGAACCATGCTATTAAGTATTTACCTGGATGGTATTTGGTATAAATCACTTTTCCAGATACAGGAAATCTATTAACATGCACATTAAAAGGAGACATAAAAATAGAAATGCATATACAATTTTTCTTTAAAAATTCAGTCTCAAAAATATTTTTTATTTCCACAATTTTCCCATCAGCGGGAGAAATTACTATTTCTTTTTCTTTGTCAAAATTTTTTTCATGAAAACTTTTTTTTGGATTTCTAAAAAAAAAGATCAAAAAAATATAAAAAATCATCAAAAAAATAAATGTTAAAAAAGAAATTAGATTGGAAAATAAAAAAAAAGAAATAAATATTAATGATAATATTATTATAAAAGCATAAACTAAAAATAAAATCCCTTCTCTATGAATCACTTTGAATATTCTTTTAAAATAAATAAACCAAACTAGCTACTATTGTAGCTATAACTGGAATTACAAAAATAAAACTATCTAATCTATCTAAAAATCCACCATGTCCAGGAAACAAAATACCAGAATTTTTTACGTTATAAGATCTTTTAATAGCAGATTCAACAAGATCTCCAATAGTAGAGAAGACAGGGACCGTAAAAGATAAAATAAACCAATATTTTTTCCCCCATATTTTATACAGAAAAAACCCCAATATTAAACAAAATAATAAACCTCCAATAAAACCTTCTACAGATTTTTTTGGAGAAATAGACATAGCTATTTTTCTTTTTCCCCATTTTCTTCCAATTAAATAGGATAAAGAATCATTTGTCCAGATTAAAATAAAAATACCTAAAATTAATTCTTTTCCATGATGTATGGTGGTATACATGTAAGAAGCTAAATAAAAAGGAATTATAATATAGACCAATCCAAAAGTTAAATGACTGATTTGTGTTATCTTTTCTAGATGAGAATATTTTTTAGAGAACAGTTGAATAACAAAAAAAATTATAGAATAAGGAATAAAACATATGATATATGAAATAAGTCCTTTTTTTATGAAAATATCCATTAAAATGGAAAACAAAAAAAACAAAGAAGTTACTTTAATTAAAATTATATCAGTACCTGATATAATCAAAAATTCGAATAGACAAAGAAAAGATAACATCATCATTACGATTCTGAAAATTTTATCTCCTTTCTCGATAGAAAAAATAATCAAAACAACATAAATAAAACCAGTAAAGAATCTTATTAAAAGATCTAAGTCTTTCTTTTTTTTCATTTCATATATCTAAGTTTTTTCTTAAATGGAAATAATTAATTAAGAAGAGGAAATATTCCCTAACATATCTCCAA from Blattabacterium cuenoti harbors:
- the rpsI gene encoding 30S ribosomal protein S9; translation: MIHTIGRRKRSLARVYLKLGNGLITINSKKLNQYFPRYVHQKVLYPIKMIDKLNQFDMNIKVVGGGFNGQAEAICLAISRALCQFDLKHRSKLKSEGLLTRDSREVERKKFGQKKARKKYQFSKR
- the rplM gene encoding 50S ribosomal protein L13 is translated as MDPLSLKTASSKRSSIVKSWVIMDATNQILGRFSSRIASIIIGKHKPFFSPHVDCGDYVIVINSNSIRLTGKKWNHKKYIRYTGYPGGRKVTLVKNLFNKDSRILIYKAVKGMLPKNRLGRSVLKNLHVYQKSNHKHKAQKPILFKSN
- the dnaK gene encoding molecular chaperone DnaK gives rise to the protein MSKIIGIDLGTTNSCVAVMEINDPLVIPNSEGKRTTPSIVAFVEGGERKIGDPAKRQAVTNPQKTIFSIKRFMGRMYSEVTEELKHIPYKVIKGGNNTPRVDIEKRLYAPQEISAMILQKMKKTAEDYLGEEVNRAVITVPAYFNDAQRQATKEAGEIAGLKVERIINEPTAAALAYGLDKSNQNKKIVVYDLGGGTFDVSILELGDGVFEVLSTNGDTHLGGDDFDQVIIDYLANEFKSKEGLDLRKDPMALQRLKEASEKAKIELSSSNQTEINLPYITATGSGPKHLVILLTRAKFEQLSEKLIQRSINPCSKALKAASLTTKDIDEVILVGGSTRIPKVQEEVEKFFKKKPSKGVNPDEVVAIGAAIQGGVLTGDVQNVLLLDVTPLSLGIETLGGVFTKLIESNTTIPTKKSETFSTASDNQSAVTIRVGQGERPMFNDNKEIGRFDLVDIPPAPRGIPQIEVTFDIDANGILNVSAKDKGTGKEQSIRIETSSGLNQEEIEKMKREAEENAQKDDKIKKEIEKLNHADNQIFQTEKQLKDYGNKLSENNRKNIEVSLEELKKAHSKKDFSSIDSSIKKLNEAWTNASQELYAKKNNNQSNKKENDEKSDNSKGNENVQDVDYEEVK
- a CDS encoding phosphatidylserine decarboxylase family protein; its protein translation is MIHREGILFLVYAFIIILSLIFISFFLFSNLISFLTFIFLMIFYIFLIFFFRNPKKSFHEKNFDKEKEIVISPADGKIVEIKNIFETEFLKKNCICISIFMSPFNVHVNRFPVSGKVIYTKYHPGKYLIAWFKKSSLNNERTTIVVETNKGKKVLFRQIAGFLARRIILYARKNSIAKKGEEFGFIKFGSRIDVFLPLNSVILVKKGEKVSGGETKISIIQS
- a CDS encoding phosphatidate cytidylyltransferase, with product MKKKKDLDLLIRFFTGFIYVVLIIFSIEKGDKIFRIVMMMLSFLCLFEFLIISGTDIILIKVTSLFFLFSILMDIFIKKGLISYIICFIPYSIIFFVIQLFSKKYSHLEKITQISHLTFGLVYIIIPFYLASYMYTTIHHGKELILGIFILIWTNDSLSYLIGRKWGKRKIAMSISPKKSVEGFIGGLLFCLILGFFLYKIWGKKYWFILSFTVPVFSTIGDLVESAIKRSYNVKNSGILFPGHGGFLDRLDSFIFVIPVIATIVASLVYLF